Part of the Chitinophaga parva genome is shown below.
TAGCCCAATATATGGACCTGGACGCTGGTCGCAGATATGGGCACATTTTTGATAACGAAATCTCCGCCTCCATCAGTGATAGCACCTATTTGAGTTCCTTTTACCATCACGGTAGCACCGGCCAGCGGCTCACCCTTTTCAGAGGAGATGTGACCGGTGATCGTGATAGAGCTGGTGTCTCCGACTTGGTTGGTTTCTGATTTAGGGATAATTGACTCAGGGCTCTTATAGGCGACAGTAATGTAGGAGTCAGTAATATGATAGGTGAAGGGCTGATGCTCGAAAAGTAAGTTTAATACTTTGGGCAGTGGTTGCTTTTTGACACTGATAGTGACGGGCTTTCCATATTTGATGACGTCATCTGCATGAAATAACACCCCGTAATGGCTGGCCTCCTGTAATTTGAGCAGGGCGGTAGATAACGGAACCTGTTTGAGCTGGATGGAGATAGCCGGATATTGAATTTCCTTAGCCTGCAATAATCCGGGCGAAAAGAGAAGTAGAAATAGTACCAGGATCCGCCCAGTGTAAGCAATACGGTACCTGGTCCGTTGACGGACAAACTTGTGAGCACGCATGACAAATGAGTTAAGAGGTTGGTTTTGATAAAAAGGGATGATCTATTTTGCCTCCTGGACAATAACTGTCCGGCCTTCTATTTTAAATGTGGCGACTTTCGTTTCTGAAATCATCGAAAGAATTTTATCCAGGGAAATGTTGCGGTCTATCTTTCCGCTGAAATGCGGCAGTTTGCTAAAGTCGGTTTCGAATTTTACATTCACGTCATACCAATTTTCCAGATCGTTCATGACCGATATTAGAGAAGCCTGATCGTAGTAAAAATAACCCTCTTTCCAGGCGGTTACAGCGTCAAGGTTCGCTGATCTGACAATAATACCGGTTGCGGTAGTTGCAGCTTGTGTACCTGGTTGAAGGTCCCTTGTCTTTCCGCCTGCTGATACCTTTACGACTCCACCAACCAAGGTAGTTTCAACCGTACTGTCGTTAGCATAGGCGGCTATGTTAAAGGACGTCCCCAATACCGTGACAGTGGTATGGGGAGCCTTAACTATAAACGGGGCGGAAGGAGAACTCTTTACTTGAAAGTACGCCTCTCCGGTTATTTCGACCTCTCGGTCTTGTGCCAGAAAGGACGTGGGATATTTTATAGAGGATGCGGCGTTAAGCCAAACCTCTGACCCATCAGGAAGTGTTAAATGCCATTGGCCACCTCGAGGCGTAGATAAAACGTGATACTCTTGCCTACCTGATTGCTGTGTAGACTGATATTTGATAGTACCACCCCTCTGCTTAATAACGGAATTTGAAAGCAACAAGTCGGTGTCCTGGCCGGTCTTTAAAGAAAGCTGTTGTCCATTGGGCAAGGTCAGTATTGCTTTGCTGGTCCCTGGCTCGATAACAGAAGCAGTAGATATTGGTCCAGGTTTCTCCAACAAATGCTTTTCATTAGACTGCCACCATAGGTAATAACTGAGGCCACCCAAAACTGCTATCAAGGCTGCCCAAGCGATCAATCTCCTAATAATTGCAGGTGTCTTTCTTATTTTGTCCTTTTCAGTTTCCCGTTCTTCTGGCTGGGTTGCATCGCTTCTTATGGGCTTGGCATATTCCTCCAATGATTCGTCTGAGAAAAGGTTGGCCAGATACCTTCGGTGTTTTTCACTCTGGGCCAGCCAATCCTTCAGCTCGACGAGTTCCTCTGGACTGATTTTCTCCTGTAGCGACCGCGTGGTTAGTTTCGCCATGCGAATGATTATGTCAACGGAGTCTTCCATGTAAAGAAATTAACAAGTCAATTAGATGAAATTCCTTTCTCGAGCCATCCTATTTGCTGCTACGGATGACCCCTTCCGTATATTAACACAAGACAATTTCTGTTTTGGTCTACAGGCGAAAGGAATTTTTTTTAAAGAAAGAAAAATAGGGAGAATACCTGGTCTGAGAGTAGCTTTCTCAGTTGTTTGACTCCCCGCATCCGGTGGGTTTTAACTGCGCTGGCCGATATCTCCATTATCCTGGCGGTTTCTTCCACCGTCAGCCCATCCAAGTAAGAGAGTTGCATCGCTCGTCGGCATTGTTCGGGAAGTTTCTGAAGTGCGGAGTGCAATTCCCGATATACTTCCGCGCGATAAATCCGCTCTAATACGGCCTCATCTATATCAACAGGTTGTTGGATTGAAGCAGTTTTTTGGCGTTTTTGCCTGGCTTTGTTACTGGTGGTTATGTTTAGACAAGTATGGTATACAGCCTTATAAAGATAGGATGAGGGCACTTGCAATGCTTGCCAGTTACCGTTATTCCATAATGATTCAAAAACGGTGGCCACGGCATCCTTAGCCTGAGTACGATCCTTAAGGAGCCCTTCGGCAAAATATCGAAGAGCGGCGTTGTATTCATTGAATAAATCAGTGAATCCTTGCTCGTGGGTACGGGCACTCCCTGCTGTTGGTTTGGCGCTCATAAAAATGTTTTAGCCAGGAAGTCATTACATCGCGTACAATGCTGTCGTTCCTAATACCGAGACGTTGGAAGGAGTAGTCGAGAGGGGAAATTAGCAGCTGACTAAAGATAAGCTGTTTTTTTCACAAACAAATTCCTTACTTTAGTATTGCTGCACTTAAAAAAACTTCCTTTCTCCATCCCTTCCACCGCATTTTCATCATCTTTTTGAGTCATCAAATTGTCTTAAACTTATGTTTAACCTTATGCCTTTTGCTTTGGAGGAGAAGGGTCGGGGGTACTTTCATTGGTCATCATTAGGGACAGGACTGTTGGATGTGGATCCTTCCCGGGCGCCGGACTCTTTTTTTAGCACATGGGGTGCTGGAGGAAGGGTGATCTGTCAGCCCGTGCGCGAGGAATTTCCCCTGGCCTGGCTACAGGAGTTCCAGCCAGGTCGCAATTGTAAGTCAGTCCAGTTGCACTGCGTAGAGGACCACTTGACCTTAGTGTACGTGCTGGCTGGCACGGTGGCATTAAAATGCCGATACGGCGCCAGTATGCTCGGGCCCGGTAGATGGGAGCTTTTGCCAGGCAATCTCCCCGAAATAGAGTTACAGGTATACGGCACTACACGTTTGTTGTTACTTGCGATCTCCCATGACCGCCTGCGCTATTATCAGGGTTCACTCCCGGACTTAACAGGGTGGCTGATGGCTCCTACCTTTTATGCCTGGCATGACAAACAGGAGGGAGGGAAGTTACAGGAGATGATAAATGAAACAGCGGGCAATTTGGCAACGTGTGGATGGCGGATGTCCCTGGACAGGCTGTGGGAATGCTATGACAGGATGCTGCTGTTTGCAATGGGAGATTTGGGTGTTTCACTCAGTGCTGCTGGCTGTGATCCGGAAGACCCATGTTGCCATGCTGCCGTGGTGTCCCGGATCCGCGTATTGCTACTGGTCGCTATTCAGAAAAGCACTCCACCGCCGCTGTCCCAACTGGCGATGGCGGTGGCTCATTGCGGAAGAACGCTTCAGAAGATTTTTAAAGAGCATTTTGGGCTATCTATGATGGAATATTTCATAGGCGCAAGGATGGAGGCCATTTTGCGGCAGATCATATGGACCGAAAAACCATTGCAGATTATAGCCCTGGAATTTGGATACCAGGATTATTCGACCTTTTCAAATGCGGTAAGACGGTGGTGGGCCGTATCGCCACGAGTACTACGTAAATCTCGGATACTACCAGCACGGAGTATCAAACTTAAAAGGCGCTTTGTCCGAAGACCGGAGGCGAGGATTGAAAACCTTTGCGATAACGGCTAAGTTATTCGTTTGCTCCTAACTTAATGGAGGTTGATAGTAATAATTTTACGGCCGTAACGAGTGTTACTACCAACCAATTTTCCCAGTACCGTGCCGCCGCGCAGAAAAATTTCATTTCATGGAATGGGCCTCTAAAAAGGCCGGCAGCCTGACTTCCTTCATCATTGCCTGCCTGCTTCAAGTTTTATTTTGCTATGCCGCCATCAGCAAGGTTTCCGACATGGAAAAATTCAGGACGGAAGTCGGACAGTCTCCCTTGCTCACTTATTTCGTAGGATTCATAGTGATCGCAGTGCCTGTGACAGAGTTGATCGCTGTTGGCCTGCTGTTCTTTACCAAGACCAGACTTTTGGGCATGTATCTTTCGCTTTTCCTGATGGCATCGTTTACGGCATACATAATAGCAATCATGAAATTTGCGGCTTACGTTCCCTGCAGCTGCGGGGGCATCCTTTCAGGCATGAACTGGTCCCAACATCTGGCCTTTAATTGCCTTTTTACGGGCCTGGCACTCACCGGCGTCGTAATAGTAGAGCGACAGACGCCGGCCCAGGTCAACCATAAAATATACTTACCGGCTTATCTATTAAGGTGAAGGCGGCTACCTGAAATGTCGCACCAATCATTAAATCCAACTTTTATGAAACGTCAACAATTCTTAATGGCAGGGATGCTGTTTCTTTCCGCCATCGGGGCACTTACCGTCAAAGCCCATGTAAACAGGCTGCCGACTGTCTATGGTAAACTTGGTGGCCAATGCCAGGCTTTATGCACGACGTCAATTGGTCCCGTTTGCGGTATGACCTCGGATGATGGTTTGTATTATGCTGGGGGAACTTGTGCGACACGTTTCACAGGCATATGTTATTCCATTCCAACCAATTAAACCTTTCTTCATAAGTTCCCCAAAAACGAGGCCGGGCTCTCCCGGCCTTTTCTTATTATAAAATAAAAGAGCATGAAAACAGTACTTCGCATAGGCATTACTACCATTATCGCCGTTGGTATTGTATGCTTTCTGCAGCTTTATGCCAAATATAGGGAGGGCCAGCCTACAGGATTTAATCGTCGGATGGTAATGGGCGTTTTACACGACCCCAATCATATCGATCTGAATTCGTCCTCCTTGTACATAATCTCCCTGG
Proteins encoded:
- a CDS encoding MauE/DoxX family redox-associated membrane protein, translating into MEWASKKAGSLTSFIIACLLQVLFCYAAISKVSDMEKFRTEVGQSPLLTYFVGFIVIAVPVTELIAVGLLFFTKTRLLGMYLSLFLMASFTAYIIAIMKFAAYVPCSCGGILSGMNWSQHLAFNCLFTGLALTGVVIVERQTPAQVNHKIYLPAYLLR
- a CDS encoding FecR family protein, whose product is MEDSVDIIIRMAKLTTRSLQEKISPEELVELKDWLAQSEKHRRYLANLFSDESLEEYAKPIRSDATQPEERETEKDKIRKTPAIIRRLIAWAALIAVLGGLSYYLWWQSNEKHLLEKPGPISTASVIEPGTSKAILTLPNGQQLSLKTGQDTDLLLSNSVIKQRGGTIKYQSTQQSGRQEYHVLSTPRGGQWHLTLPDGSEVWLNAASSIKYPTSFLAQDREVEITGEAYFQVKSSPSAPFIVKAPHTTVTVLGTSFNIAAYANDSTVETTLVGGVVKVSAGGKTRDLQPGTQAATTATGIIVRSANLDAVTAWKEGYFYYDQASLISVMNDLENWYDVNVKFETDFSKLPHFSGKIDRNISLDKILSMISETKVATFKIEGRTVIVQEAK
- a CDS encoding RNA polymerase sigma factor; its protein translation is MSAKPTAGSARTHEQGFTDLFNEYNAALRYFAEGLLKDRTQAKDAVATVFESLWNNGNWQALQVPSSYLYKAVYHTCLNITTSNKARQKRQKTASIQQPVDIDEAVLERIYRAEVYRELHSALQKLPEQCRRAMQLSYLDGLTVEETARIMEISASAVKTHRMRGVKQLRKLLSDQVFSLFFFL
- a CDS encoding helix-turn-helix transcriptional regulator, whose amino-acid sequence is MAPTFYAWHDKQEGGKLQEMINETAGNLATCGWRMSLDRLWECYDRMLLFAMGDLGVSLSAAGCDPEDPCCHAAVVSRIRVLLLVAIQKSTPPPLSQLAMAVAHCGRTLQKIFKEHFGLSMMEYFIGARMEAILRQIIWTEKPLQIIALEFGYQDYSTFSNAVRRWWAVSPRVLRKSRILPARSIKLKRRFVRRPEARIENLCDNG